In a single window of the Zonotrichia leucophrys gambelii isolate GWCS_2022_RI chromosome 2, RI_Zleu_2.0, whole genome shotgun sequence genome:
- the NOD1 gene encoding nucleotide-binding oligomerization domain-containing protein 1: MEGQLCANVDISVKKPPETSPLSFIALLKVHRELLVSRIRNTQCLIDNLIKNDYFSTEDAEIVVQFPTQPDKVRKILDLVQSKGEEVSEYFVYVLQKVTDAYYELQPWLDEIGYKPSENICSKPVVNTDPVSRYCQKLRHELGRDSKFFMLYAQKEEMLLEEIYSNSIMELVSFTNESLGQVGQLEALFDDAVGLINEDGETVYVYGDAGIGKSILLQKIQSLWARKELDIGAKFFFCFRCRMFSCFKEDEAICLKDLLFKYNCYPDQDPAEVFRHILQFPHTVLFTFDGFDEIYSSFDLSSVPEVCSPNEPIHPLALLVSLLRGKLLKGSKKILTARTGTEIQKNIIRKKVLLRGFSRNNLNEYTAMFFKDEQQRALVSNQLEANPNLCSLCSVPLFCWIIFKCFEHFHSSQWFDGQELPDSSVTLTDVFLLMIEVHLNRSVKTSLLKSNIRSQAEMFKSRKESLLALGKMAYKGMENSSFIFEQEEVSSANISEEDLQLGFLRTVKGYSGCDSQATYEFLHLTLQSFFTALFLVMEEKVGTKELLEFFSECSSMETAQPTCLRIPWLKKQLAGGDPFQNKEHFNFTNMFLCGLLSGPRQKLFRHLVSPAVIKRKRKTLITYLGESMKSRLKGYTRSRLKSYNQVQVQPNFVWMLRCLYETQSEKVGRMAARRMHANYIKLAYCNACSADCSAISFLLHHFQKRLALDLDNNNINDYGIKQLQPCFSKLAVIRLSVNQVTDHGVRILYEELSKYQIVSFLGLYNNQITDVGAKYVAKLIEECSSLEYVKIGANKITSEGGKCLAQAIQKSKTMFEIGMWGNQVGDEGAKAFADALRNHPRLTNVSLAFNGITTEGGKSIAEAMQHNNSVRIFWLTKNELDDEAAMSFAEMLKVNKKLVHLWLIQNQITAKGVKCLSEALKENTTIQEICLNGNLISQEEAKAFENEERIICF, encoded by the exons ATGGAAGGCCAACTTTGTGCTAATGTGgacatttctgtgaaaaagccTCCAGAAACAAGCCCTCTGTCCTTCATTGCTTTGCTGAAGGTTCACCGAGAGCTTCTGGTCAGTAGGATCCGAAACACGCAGTGCTTGATTGATAACTTGATTAAGAACGACTACTTCTCCACTGAAGATGCAGAGATTGTTGTCCAGTTTCCTACTCAACCAGATAAg GTTCGCAAAATTCTAGACTTGGTTCAAAGCAAGGGAGAAGAAGTTTCGGAATATTTCGTCTATGTCCTGCAGAAAGTCACTGATGCTTACTATGAGCTTCAGCCTTGGCTGGATGAAATAGGTTACAAGCCTTCAGAGAATATTTGTAGTAAACCTGTGGTAAATACAGATCCAG TTAGCAGGTATTGCCAGAAACTCAGACATGAACTGGGACGGGACTCCAAGTTTTTTATGCTGTACGCTCAGAAGGAGGAGATGCTTCTTGAAGAAATTTACTCCAACAGTATTATGGAGCTGGTCAGTTTTACCAATGAGAGTCTTGGCCAGGTGGGACAATTAGAAGCCCTCTTTGATGATGCAGTTGGGCTAATTAATGAAGATGGAGAGACTGTTTATGTCTACGGTGATGCAGGAATTGGAAAATCCATCTTGTTGCAAAAGATACAAAGCCTTTGGGCCAGGAAGGAGTTGGACATAGGGGCcaagtttttcttctgttttcgGTGTAGGATGTTTAGCTGCTTCAAGGAAGATGAAGCCATATGTTTGAAAGACCTGCTCTTCAAATATAATTGCTACCCAGACCAGGACCCCGCAGAAGTGTTCCGTCACATCTTGCAGTTCCCTCATACAGTTCTTTTCACCTTTGATGGCTTTGATGAGATCTATTCCAGCTTTGATCTCAGCAGCGTACCTGAGGTATGCTCACCCAATGAACCCATCcaccccctggcactgctcgTAAGCCTTCTCAGAGGAAAGCTTCTTAAGGGATCCAAGAAAATTCTTACTGCCAGGACAGGAACTGAGATCCAAAAAAACATCATTAGGAAGAAGGTGTTGCTCCGTGGTTTCTCCAGGAATAACCTGAATGAATACACAGCTATGTTTTTCAAAGATGAGCAGCAACGAGCACTGGTGTCAAACCAGTTGGAAGCTAACCCAAATCTCTGCAGTTTGTGTTCAGTGCCTTTATTTTGCTGGATTATCTTTAAATGCTTTGAGCACTTCCACTCCAGCCAGTGGTTTGACGGCCAGGAGCTCCCAGACAGTTCTGTTACATTAACAGATGTATTTCTGCTCATGATTGAAGTACACCTGAACCGATCAGTGAAAACAAGTTTGCTGAAGAGCAATATCAGAAGCCAAGCAGAGATGTTCAAGTCAAGAAAGGAAAGTCTTCTAGCTTTGGGTAAAATGGCATACAAAGGGATGGAGAACTCTTCCTTTATCTTTGAGCAGGAGGAAGTCTCATCGGCAAACATCTCTGAAGAAGATTTGCAATTGGGCTTTCTCAGGACAGTTAAAGGTTATAGTGGCTGTGACAGTCAGGCCACTTATGAGTTCTTGCATTTAACCCTTCAGTCTTTTTTCACAGCTTTATTTTTGGTTATGGAGGAGAAGGTGGGTACCAAGGAGTTACTTGAGTTTTTCAGTGAATGTTCTTCCATGGAGACTGCCCAGCCTACTTGCCTTCGTATCCCCTGGCTGAAGAAACAACTAGCAGGGGGGGATCCTTTCCAAAATAAAGAACACTTTAATTTTACCAACATGTTTCTTTGTGGCCTGCTTTCTGGACCCAGGCAGAAGCTCTTCAGACATTTAGTTTCACCTGCGGTCAttaagaggaagagaaaaacactCATCACATACCTTGGGGAGAGCATGAAATCCCGCCTGAAAGGCTACACTCGGTCCAGGCTGAAAAGCTACAACCAGGTGCAGGTGCAGCCCAACTTTGTGTGGATGCTGAGGTGCCTGTATGAGACGCAGAGTGAGAAGGTGGGGAGGATGGCAGCCCGCCGCATGCACGCCAACTACATCAAGCTGGCCTACTGCAACGCCTGCTCTGCCGACTGCAGcgccatttccttccttctgcaccacTTCCAAAAGCGCCTGGCTCTGGATCTGGACAACAACAACATCAATGACTATGGAATAAAGCAGCTGCAACCTTGTTTCAGCAAGCTTGCAGTCATCAG GCTGAGTGTAAATCAGGTCACAGATCATGGCGTGAGGATCTTGTATGAAGAACTCTCCAAGTACCAAATTGTGTCTTTCTTGGG CTTATACAACAACCAAATCACTGATGTTGGAGCCAAATACGTTGCAAAATTAATTGAAGAGTGTTCAAGCCTGGAATATGTTAA AATAGGAGCAAACAAAATAACGAGCGAAGGAGGGAAGTGCCTTGCCCAGGCCATCCAGAAGAGCAAGACAATGTTTGAAATTGG GATGTGGGGTAATCAAGTTGGAGACGAAGGAGCAAAGGCATTTGCAGATGCCCTGAGGAACCACCCCAGGTTAACAAACGTGAG TCTTGCATTCAATGGCATCACAACAGAGGGAGGCAAGAGTATTGCTGAAGCCATGCAGCACAACAACTCCGTGAGGATATTCTG